A section of the Malania oleifera isolate guangnan ecotype guangnan chromosome 2, ASM2987363v1, whole genome shotgun sequence genome encodes:
- the LOC131149086 gene encoding uncharacterized protein LOC131149086 has translation MKFLTPSSSISSASAAAAAPLDRNLSSPKSDAFGCLAGVIRRLLCSGSVPTYPSDHIKEAPPLESGKLREWGGNEEKMEAPATPGIVARLMGLESIPDRNSGSTQTAPNSIARSRSMNSADRWGGSAPEQGMHRRVKTSSSSFREMPAFFELENEEFFLLSFESKSETKEVSSKRRKSEVGFGELKQRKTERSKKKDDRAAMVAKKEEKEQEISNKASSEKENSSRIISHEPSKISPNSEKLKDSDEAKLREKRNKNCSKDDGAEAESSSENSSPVSVLDCGEFLSDFKVHSSGEDSRLAISNPRRKLSTELEDDFHGGSEVKEIEGKFLTERKKERQKQDCSSMWDEICKLIAGDMMGSNWAFEKLMKLEDFEDVGVNLGLQVLDQLLEELVDQLVN, from the exons ATGAAGTTCCTTACTCCTTCTTCCTCCATCTCCTCAGCttccgccgccgccgccgccccCTTGGATCGCAATTTGTCCTCTCCAAAGAGTGATGCCTTCGGGTGTCTGGCCGGCGTCATACGCCGGCTTCTCTGCTCCGGCAGCGTCCCGACTTACCCCTCTGATCACATCAAGGAAGCACCCCCACTTGAGAGTGGTAAGCTTCGAGAGTGGGGGGGCAATGAAGAGAAGATGGAGGCTCCGGCGACGCCGGGGATCGTTGCGAGGCTCATGGGGTTGGAGTCCATTCCGGACCGCAATTCGGGTTCGACCCAAACGGCCCCAAATTCGATTGCGCGAAGCCGATCGATGAATTCTGCTGATCGGTGGGGCGGCTCTGCCCCAGAGCAGGGGATGCATCGGCGGGTGAAGACCTCGTCTTCGTCGTTTCGGGAGATGCCGGCCTTCTTTGAGTTGGAAAATGAGGAGTTCTTTCTGCTTAGCTTCGAGAGTAAAAGCGAAACCAAGGAAGTCTCATCGAAGAGGAGGAAATCTGAAGTGGGTTTTGGAGAATTGAAGCAGAGGAAAACAGAGAGGAGTAAAAAGAAGGATGACAGAGCAGCGATGGTTGCaaaaaaagaagagaaggagCAAGAGATCAGCAACAAAGCATCAAGTGAGAAGGAGAATTCGAGTAGAATTATATCCCATGAACCTTCTAAAATATCTCCAAATAGTGAGAAGCTTAAAGATTCAGATGAGGctaaattaagagagaagaggAATAAGAATTGCTCCAAGGATGATGGAGCAGAAGCAGAGAGCAGTTCAGAGAATTCCAGTCCAGTCTCTGTTCTCGACTGTGGAGAATTCCTCAGTGATTTCAAAGTCCATTCTTCAG GGGAAGATTCAAGGCTGGCGATTTCAAATCCGAGAAGAAAATTATCAACTGAACTTGAAGATGACTTCCATGGCGGCTCTGAAGTCAAGGAAATTGAAGGGAAGTTTCTTacagagagaaagaaagaacGCCAAAAGCAGGACTGCTCGAGCATGTGGGATGAAATTTGCAAGTTGATTGCAGGAGACATGATGGGATCCAATTGGGCATTCGAGAAATTGATGAAGCTTGAAGATTTTGAAGATGTCGGTGTAAATTTAGGGTTACAAGTTTTGGATCAATTGTTAGAGGAGCTGGTGGATCAATTGgtaaattaa
- the LOC131149087 gene encoding zinc finger CCCH domain-containing protein 66: MGSEFHNKLSVLLELSASDDLIGFRSAVEGEGHDVDEAGLWYGRRLGSKKMGFEERTPLMIAAMFGSKQVLNYILETGNIDVNRASESDGTTALHCAVAGGSISSPEVTKVLLDASADANSIDSNGNQPADLIIPALNLSFNSRRKTLEVLLKGSSGIGDVCFSLEEQQPRIAMQQSSKDGTEKKEYPIDLSLPDIKNGIYGTDEFRMYTFKVKPCSRAYSHDWTECPFVHPGENARRRDPRKYHYSCVPCPEFRKGSCRQGDACEYAHGIFECWLHPAQYRTRLCKDETGCTRRVCFFAHKSEELRPVCPSTGSAAPSPRSFSASAASLDMGSISPLALGSPSVLMPPSSTPPMTPTGTSSPMGGALWQNQPNLVPPTLQLPGSRLKSALSARDMDLDVDLLGLESHRRRQQLMDEISGLSSPSSWNSPIGAASAFVASGDHRSGEFTRLGGVKPTNLEDIFGSLDPALLPQLQGLSLDAAATQLQPPNGLHMRQNMNQQLRSSYPTSLSSSPARASVSFGVDASGMAAAMVLSSRSAAFAKRSQSFVERSAANRHSGLSSASTTIVPPTLSGWGSPDGKLDWGIQGEELNKLRKSASFGIRSSGSSLAAGAAVPMQTTEDGPDVSWVQPLVKDAPPVKPGQLGLEEQLQYHLNSGGTGALPPWLEQLYKEQEQMVA, from the coding sequence ATGGGGAGTGAATTTCATAATAAGTTATCAGTTTTGCTTGAATTATCAGCATCGGATGACCTGATTGGCTTCAGAAGCGCTGTTGAAGGAGAGGGTCACGATGTTGATGAGGCAGGCTTGTGGTATGGGAGGAGACTAGGCTCAAAGAAGATGGGGTTTGAGGAGAGGACACCCCTCATGATTGCTGCCATGTTTGGTAGCAAGCAAGTATTGAATTATATTCTTGAAACAGGTAATATAGATGTTAATAGGGCTAGTGAATCAGACGGTACCACAGCTCTCCACTGTGCAGTGGCTGGTGGCTCAATCTCTTCGCCTGAGGTTACTAAGGTCTTGCTTGATGCTTCTGCTGATGCTAATTCCATTGATTCTAATGGAAACCAACCCGCCGACTTGATCATCCCTGCTCTgaatttgagcttcaattcacGAAGGAAAACCTTGGAGGTTCTGCTGAAAGGAAGCAGTGGTATTGGAGACGTGTGTTTTTCTTTGGAAGAACAGCAGCCACGTATTGCGATGCAGCAGAGTTCAAAGGATGGGACGGAGAAGAAAGAGTACCCCATTGATCTCTCCCTCCCGGACATAAAGAACGGGATATACGGGACAGATGAGTTTAGGATGTACACATTCAAGGTGAAGCCTTGCTCCAGGGCCTATTCTCATGATTGGACAGAATGCCCGTTCGTCCACCCAGGGGAAAATGCAAGGCGACGTGATCCACGAAAATATCATTACAGTTGTGTCCCATGCCCAGAGTTTCGGAAAGGGTCATGCCGACAAGGGGATGCCTGTGAATATGCACATGGGATTTTTGAGTGCTGGCTTCATCCTGCTCAGTATCGAACTCGTCTCTGCAAGGATGAAACTGGGTGCACCAGAAGAGTTTGTTTCTTTGCTCATAAGTCTGAGGAGCTTCGTCCGGTGTGCCCTTCTACAGGTTCTGCTGCGCCTTCGCCCCGATCATTCTCAGCCAGTGCTGCTTCTCTGGACATGGGATCAATAAGCCCACTTGCTCTAGGTTCTCCATCTGTGTTAATGCCGCCTTCATCAACTCCACCCATGACTCCAACAGGAACCTCTTCTCCTATGGGTGGAGCTCTTTGGCAGAATCAGCCTAATCTTGTGCCCCCCACCTTGCAACTCCCAGGCAGCAGATTGAAATCTGCCCTAAGTGCTAGGGATATGGATTTGGATGTTGATTTACTTGGGCTGGAAAGTCATCGTCGGAGGCAGCAGTTGATGGATGAGATATCTGGTCTCTCCTCCCCATCCAGCTGGAACAGCCCTATTGGTGCAGCTTCTGCTTTTGTTGCTTCTGGAGATCATCGATCTGGGGAATTCACCAGGCTTGGAGGGGTGAAGCCTACTAACCTTGAAGATATTTTTGGATCTCTCGATCCTGCCCTTTTACCTCAATTGCAGGGACTCTCACTGGATGCTGCTGCCACACAGTTGCAGCCTCCAAATGGACTCCATATGCGACAAAACATGAATCAGCAGCTTCGCTCAAGCTACCCCACCAGCCTCTCATCTTCCCCAGCTCGGGCATCAGTATCATTTGGGGTTGATGCATCTGGGATGGCAGCTGCTATGGTTTTGAGCTCGAGATCAGCTGCCTTTGCAAAGAGGAGCCAGAGCTTCGTGGAGCGAAGTGCAGCAAACCGTCACTCTGGGCTTTCTTCTGCTTCTACCACCATAGTGCCTCCTACCCTTTCAGGTTGGGGCTCCCCTGATGGAAAATTGGACTGGGGCATCCAGGGAGAAGAGTTGAATAAGCTGAGAAAATCTGCTTCCTTTGGGATCCGAAGCAGTGGCAGCAGTCTTGCTGCGGGTGCAGCTGTCCCAATGCAAACAACTGAAGATGGGCCAGATGTGTCTTGGGTTCAACCCTTGGTTAAGGATGCCCCGCCTGTAAAACCTGGCCAGCTTGGTCTTGAGGAGCAGCTGCAGTATCATCTCAACAGTGGGGGCACGGGGGCACTTCCACCTTGGCTGGAGCAGTTGTACAAAGAGCAGGAACAAATGGTGGCTTAA